A single genomic interval of Desulfovibrio intestinalis harbors:
- a CDS encoding ComF family protein, producing MNLQLGRRLSIAAQRLGLAQMRCFHCLRPFSPGYETFSDQTCAAATDIFTPANPLCPQCRSLLAPYKGPRCPLCGLPVMPSILAGEPSHFEQKASLCGRCLTDPPPWRQTAFHGLYRESLRHVLLRLKFDGHLYLAPLLSSFLVEAARCLPEADALVAVPQYPAHLRQRGYNQAHELAKALHAQTGFALRPDLLCRTRPGPAQIGLSARSRPENVRHSFEASPQTRGLRLWLVDDVMTTGSTLRSAGLALLKAGAKRVDVLVVARTPKDDAEYASDPVFSCANGQESHQSAT from the coding sequence ATGAACCTGCAACTTGGCCGCAGGCTCTCCATTGCCGCCCAGCGCCTGGGTCTTGCCCAGATGCGATGCTTTCATTGCCTGCGCCCGTTCAGCCCCGGTTACGAAACTTTTTCAGACCAGACATGCGCCGCCGCTACGGATATTTTCACGCCTGCCAACCCGCTGTGCCCCCAGTGCCGCAGCCTGCTCGCTCCCTACAAGGGACCCCGTTGCCCGTTGTGCGGCTTGCCCGTCATGCCTTCCATCCTTGCCGGTGAACCTTCACACTTTGAGCAAAAAGCCAGTCTGTGCGGGCGCTGCCTCACAGACCCGCCGCCCTGGAGGCAAACGGCATTTCACGGGCTTTATCGTGAATCCTTGCGCCATGTGCTTCTGCGGCTCAAGTTTGACGGGCACCTTTATCTGGCCCCTCTTCTCAGTTCTTTTCTTGTTGAAGCGGCCCGCTGCCTGCCTGAAGCCGATGCGCTGGTGGCTGTGCCCCAATACCCTGCTCATTTGCGGCAAAGAGGATACAATCAGGCCCATGAGCTTGCCAAGGCACTGCACGCGCAGACCGGATTTGCGCTCAGGCCCGATCTGCTTTGCCGCACCCGGCCCGGTCCTGCCCAAATTGGCCTCAGTGCCCGCTCGCGGCCTGAAAATGTACGCCACAGCTTCGAGGCTTCCCCACAAACCAGAGGGCTGCGCCTGTGGCTGGTGGATGATGTTATGACCACGGGCAGCACGCTTCGGTCGGCTGGTTTGGCCCTGCTCAAGGCAGGAGCGAAACGTGTGGACGTGCTGGTTGTGGCGCGTACCCCCAAAGACGATGCCGAATACGCAAGCGATCCCGTATTTTCATGCGCCAACGGGCAAGAAAGTCACCAGTCTGCCACATGA
- a CDS encoding flavodoxin family protein: protein MSNPVALLCSPHPNGVSDSIARLVAEGVAEAGACLQTVALRDYTFEGCIDCGGCTKPPHKCTLAGRNSGGNIDRAEEIFSLIEAAPLLFISAPIYFYSLPAHFKALIDRTQRFWAAQNHTPAGKPTLPRAPIKPTLVSLVAGRPRGKLLFSGSLLTLRYFLSPLNATISETRLLRGLEKVKDLEERPAVRAALRAWGHDWGCRLMAGKVPGYDPSTAPGPGCGKDGASSPC, encoded by the coding sequence ATGAGCAACCCGGTAGCCCTCCTTTGCAGCCCGCACCCCAACGGAGTTTCAGACTCCATAGCCCGTCTTGTGGCTGAAGGCGTGGCCGAAGCTGGAGCCTGCCTGCAAACTGTAGCTCTGCGCGATTATACATTTGAAGGCTGTATTGACTGTGGCGGCTGCACCAAGCCGCCGCATAAATGCACTCTTGCGGGCCGAAATTCCGGCGGAAACATCGACAGGGCTGAAGAAATATTTTCTCTTATCGAAGCCGCTCCCCTGCTCTTCATATCCGCGCCTATCTATTTTTACTCCCTGCCCGCCCATTTCAAGGCGCTTATTGACCGCACCCAACGCTTTTGGGCAGCGCAAAACCACACCCCGGCGGGCAAGCCCACGTTGCCCCGCGCCCCGATCAAACCCACGCTGGTAAGCCTTGTGGCCGGAAGACCTCGGGGTAAGCTGCTTTTTTCAGGCTCCCTGCTGACGTTGCGCTATTTCCTTTCTCCGCTTAACGCAACCATCAGCGAAACCCGGCTGCTGCGCGGGCTTGAAAAAGTAAAAGACCTTGAAGAGCGTCCCGCCGTGCGTGCCGCGCTGCGTGCGTGGGGACACGACTGGGGCTGCAGACTCATGGCTGGCAAGGTGCCGGGTTATGACCCCAGCACAGCTCCCGGCCCCGGCTGCGGCAAAGACGGCGCATCAAGCCCCTGCTGA
- a CDS encoding MBL fold metallo-hydrolase, producing MAVATFPIGPLQTNSYLIHNGPRAVAIDVGGDPEPMLEYLKAHRLTLDAICITHRHFDHIYGVAALEDATGSLVYVPQGDDSLAETESGKGGIWGFPEVPEFTGCRIPTGKVILGDMLCEVLETPGHTPGGVSYYFPNENVVFTGDALFYRSIGRTDFPGGDHDTLLRSVRDVLFKLPAETLVYPGHGPASKIGDEAANNPFCGEFRP from the coding sequence ATGGCCGTTGCCACTTTTCCCATAGGCCCACTACAGACCAACAGCTATCTTATCCATAACGGCCCAAGAGCTGTGGCCATTGACGTGGGCGGCGACCCCGAACCCATGCTGGAGTATCTGAAAGCACACCGCTTGACGCTTGATGCCATCTGCATAACGCACCGTCATTTCGACCATATTTATGGTGTGGCTGCGCTGGAAGATGCCACTGGCTCCCTGGTCTATGTTCCGCAGGGCGACGACAGCCTTGCAGAAACAGAATCCGGCAAGGGCGGCATATGGGGCTTCCCTGAAGTGCCAGAATTTACGGGCTGCCGTATACCTACGGGTAAGGTAATTCTTGGCGATATGCTTTGTGAAGTGCTTGAAACCCCGGGGCACACCCCAGGTGGAGTTTCATACTATTTTCCTAATGAAAATGTGGTCTTTACAGGCGACGCCCTGTTCTACCGCTCCATTGGCCGCACGGACTTTCCCGGCGGCGACCATGACACCCTACTGCGCTCAGTCAGGGACGTGCTTTTCAAGCTGCCCGCAGAAACACTGGTCTACCCCGGGCACGGGCCGGCCAGCAAAATTGGCGACGAAGCCGCCAACAACCCCTTTTGTGGTGAGTTCAGGCCATGA